The Bacteroidales bacterium genome segment GACAACGAATGACAACGAATGACAACGAATGACAACGAATGACAACGAATGACAATGAATAACGCGAGGCCCGAAGGGCCGAGCAAATGACAATGAATAACAATGAATGACAATGAATAACAGAATCAAGAATTTACGCGAACAAAGCCTCAGGGCCGTCAACCGCATCTCAGCGGAGAGGGCGCTTCTGGTGACCGAATTCTATAAAAGCGACCGGGCGCAGGAAGTATCCATTCCCGTAAAAAGGGCGCTAACCTTCAAATACATTCTGGAGCACAAAACGATTTACATCAACGAGGGCGAGCTCATCGTCGGTGAACGGGGTCCCGCTCCCAAGGCAACTCCCTCCTATCCCGAAGTGTGCCTGCATTCCCTGCAGGATCTGGATATTCTCAACAACCGTCCCAAGGTGTCCTTCAAAGTCGATGAAGCAACCTGGAAAGCCTATGAAGAGGTGATCATTCCTTTCTGGAAGGGGAAGAGCCACCGCGAACGGCTGTTCCGTGAAATGGATCCGGCCTGGATCGACAGCTACCAGGCAGGTGTGTTCACTGAATTTCAGGAACAGCGTGCTCCCGGGCATACGGTGCTGGGAGGCAAGATCTACAGGATGGGTATGCTGGACATGAAGGAGCAGATCCGGCAAAACAAGGAGAAGCTTGATTTTTACAATGATCCGCAAGCCCTGGATAAGCTTGAAGAGCTCCGGGCAATGGATATTGCCGCCGATGCCCTGATCCTGTTCGCTGAACGACATGCACGGGAACTCGACAGGCTGGCAGCCGCGGAGATCAATCCCGGGAGGAAGAAGGAGCTGGCCGAGATGGCCGCCATATGCCGCCACGTTCCCGCACACGCTCCCCGCACATTCCACGAAGCATTGCAATATTACTGGTTCGTTCACCTGGGCGTGATTACGGAGACCAATCCGTGGGATTCCTTCAATCCCGGGCGGTTAGACCAGCATCTTTATCCCTTTTATAAAAAAGAGATGGAAGCCGGCACCCTGTCAAAGGAGAGAGCAGTGGAGATACTGCAATCTTTCTGGGTGAAGTTCAACAACCATCCTGCACCGCCTAAGGTCGGCGTAACGGCACTGGAAAGCAATACCTATACCGACTTTGCCCTGATCAATGTGGGAGGTCTGACCCCTGACGGAAAAGACGCGGTGAACGAAATGAGCTACCTGATCCTGGATGTGATCGAAGAGATGCGCCTGCTGCAGCCAAGCTCGATGGTTCAGGTCAGCAAACAGAATCCCGATAGCTTATTGAAAAGGGCGGCGAAGATTCTCAAGACCGGCTTTGGGCAGCCTTCCATTTTCAATACGGATTCGATCATCCAGGAGCTGGTCCGGCAGGGGAAATCCATCGAAGATGCCCGCAACGGAGGAGCCAGCGGATGCGTCGAGAGCGGTGCCTTCGGCACAGAGGCCTACTGGCTGACAGGGTATTTCAACCTGACCAAGGTGTTGGAGATCACGCTTAACAACGGATTCGATCCCCGTACCGGAAAACAAATCGGGCTGAAAACGGGCGAAGTGAGCACGTTTACATCCTTCGATCAGATTATGGATGCCTTTGAGCAACAGCTACGTCATTTTATTGACATAAAGATCAAGGGGAATAATATAATCGAAAAGTTATTCGGGGATTACATTCCGGTGCCCTTCCTTTCGCTGCTCGTGGATGACTGCATTGACAATGCAAGGGATTACAACCGGGGAGGAGCGCGGTACAACACAAGCTATATCCAGGGTGTGGGTCTCGGGAGCATTACCGACATCCTGACCTCGCTGCGGTATAACGTTTTCGACCAACAAAAGCTGACCATGGCGGAGATGCTCAAAGCATTGCAATCTAATTTTGAAGGGTACGATGACCTTCGGTTCGACCTGATCTATAATACGCCCAAGTACGGGAATGATGATGACTATGCCGATCAGCATGCTGTCAGGATTTTCAACCTGTTCTTTCAGGCTGTGGATGGAAGACCGACAGCCAGGGGAGGCAGGTTTCGCATCAATATGCTGCCCACCACCAGCCATGTGTATTTTGGAAGCGTCATCGGTGCGACTCCCGACGGCAGAAAGGCAGGAATGCCCCTCTCGGAGGGGATCTCTCCTTTCCAGGGGTCCGATAGAAAAGGACCCACATCTGTACTGAAGTCCGCTGCAAAGATTGATCATCTCAAGACAGGCGGTACGTTGTTGAATCAGAAATTCAACCCCCAGCTTTTTGAGGGTGAGCGGGGGATTGAAAGCCTCGTACAATTGATCCGCAGCTATTTCCGGATGGACGGCCATCATATCCAGTTCAACGTGGTCAATGCCGACACCCTGCGGGATGCACAGAAATTCCCCGAGAAGTACCAGGACCTGATCGTGCGGGTGGCGGGTTACAGCGATTACTTCAACGACCTGGGAAAGGATCTGCAGGATGAGATCATCCGGCGCACGGAGCATAAAGAGTTTTGAATCGTTAGCAATATTAGGTTACCCCTCCCCCGTGCAGGGGTGGGGTACTTGAGATCCTTACCACGGTGAACCTGTATGAAAACGACGATTGTAAAATCCGAGCTCCTGCTGCTGCTGGCGGCCCTGATCTGGGGCTTTGCCTTTACGGCCCAGCGGGTGGGGATGGAGTACATGGGTCCCTTCCTGTTCAACGGTATCCGATTCGGACTGGGAGCATTGGTGCTGGGAACCTTTATTCTGGTCCGCAGGAACAGGGAAATTGACATCCGACCGGAGTTCCTTCATGATCGGAAGCGAATGCTGGCACGGGGGGGGATCGTAGCCGGGCTGATGGTCTTTGCCGGCGCGTCGCTTCAGCAAACGGGGATGGTCTACACCACCGCGGGAAATGCGGGTTTCATCACAGGCCTGTATGTTGTATTTGTTCCCGTACTGGGATTGTTCCTGCGGCAGCGGCCAGCCGTGTATGTATGGATTGGAGCGGTGATGGCTGCTGCCGGAATGTACCTGCTGAGTGTCACCGGGAATTTTCAAATGTCAAAAGGTGATCTGTACGTTCTGGGGTGTGCCTTCGTGTGGGCGTTCCATGTGCTGTACATCGGTCATCTCTCTCCGCGGGTGGATGCTTTGAAGCTGGCGCTGATCCAGTATGTTATCACATCGGTTCTCAGTTTGTTGATCGCCGTTTTCTTTGAAACGATCCTCTGGAGGGCGATCCAGGACGCCACGTTGCCCCTGCTCTATGGCGGAATTTTTTCAGTAGGGATCGCCTATACGCTTCAGATCGTGGGGCAGAAGAAGGCTCCGCCGGCTCACGCGGCCATCATTTTGAGCCTGGAAGCCGTATTCGCTGCGCTGGGCGGCTGGCTGATCCTGCATGAGGTGCTTTCCACACGTGCTTTGATTGGCTGCGCCCTGATGCTGGCAGGGATGGTGCTGGCACAGGTGAAGCGGGGAA includes the following:
- a CDS encoding glycyl radical protein, with amino-acid sequence MNNRIKNLREQSLRAVNRISAERALLVTEFYKSDRAQEVSIPVKRALTFKYILEHKTIYINEGELIVGERGPAPKATPSYPEVCLHSLQDLDILNNRPKVSFKVDEATWKAYEEVIIPFWKGKSHRERLFREMDPAWIDSYQAGVFTEFQEQRAPGHTVLGGKIYRMGMLDMKEQIRQNKEKLDFYNDPQALDKLEELRAMDIAADALILFAERHARELDRLAAAEINPGRKKELAEMAAICRHVPAHAPRTFHEALQYYWFVHLGVITETNPWDSFNPGRLDQHLYPFYKKEMEAGTLSKERAVEILQSFWVKFNNHPAPPKVGVTALESNTYTDFALINVGGLTPDGKDAVNEMSYLILDVIEEMRLLQPSSMVQVSKQNPDSLLKRAAKILKTGFGQPSIFNTDSIIQELVRQGKSIEDARNGGASGCVESGAFGTEAYWLTGYFNLTKVLEITLNNGFDPRTGKQIGLKTGEVSTFTSFDQIMDAFEQQLRHFIDIKIKGNNIIEKLFGDYIPVPFLSLLVDDCIDNARDYNRGGARYNTSYIQGVGLGSITDILTSLRYNVFDQQKLTMAEMLKALQSNFEGYDDLRFDLIYNTPKYGNDDDYADQHAVRIFNLFFQAVDGRPTARGGRFRINMLPTTSHVYFGSVIGATPDGRKAGMPLSEGISPFQGSDRKGPTSVLKSAAKIDHLKTGGTLLNQKFNPQLFEGERGIESLVQLIRSYFRMDGHHIQFNVVNADTLRDAQKFPEKYQDLIVRVAGYSDYFNDLGKDLQDEIIRRTEHKEF
- a CDS encoding DMT family transporter, which translates into the protein MKTTIVKSELLLLLAALIWGFAFTAQRVGMEYMGPFLFNGIRFGLGALVLGTFILVRRNREIDIRPEFLHDRKRMLARGGIVAGLMVFAGASLQQTGMVYTTAGNAGFITGLYVVFVPVLGLFLRQRPAVYVWIGAVMAAAGMYLLSVTGNFQMSKGDLYVLGCAFVWAFHVLYIGHLSPRVDALKLALIQYVITSVLSLLIAVFFETILWRAIQDATLPLLYGGIFSVGIAYTLQIVGQKKAPPAHAAIILSLEAVFAALGGWLILHEVLSTRALIGCALMLAGMVLAQVKRGNVAK